The genomic region TTCTGGTCCATACAAATCAATTTGTCAGTGAGTAGGAGATTCTCTTCCTTCAAgctcataaatttttctttttcataatcctcCTGAGTCTTGGTCTCAACCTCATCAACTTCATCCTCACTTGCTTCAACATCCTTCTCTTCAGCATCCTCTTTTTCAGTCGAATCAAGAAAATCTTCAAACAACGAATActtcaaaccctcttcttcttcagccgAAGTCTCCTCatttttccagccatcccaccaatgaacatggcgttttgttttaacttttgctTGCACAATTTTACCCTCCATTGagtctaaatttgcaagaaaatcttcAATGACTGAATCAGTGTCTTCATCTTTTGGCTGCCTTTTAGCCTTCTCGAGAAACCAACAATTTCTTTTACATGGCCTCGCTTGCCACAATACCAGCAACTAATTTCTCTAACTTCGAACTTCTGCATCTTCTCAAGAATTTTCAATCCTTtatctatctacctttccatctctgctcaatcacttcacctaagctctaataccaattgttagtttaaaaacgagcagagaaaacacataataatgaacacaaaaatagccgaaagaataatagacacaataaagaactcaagacacaagattaacgtggttcatcactaagtggctacgtccaccagaaacgcagggagaattcttattaaccaatgtccaattacacagtacattatgcatgggctgcacacagccatttatataaacatatcaaatatgaaatgaagagtcttctggggaagacaaacagccatgtgactgttgggcttcatatacccagcATTTAGTCACCCAGAGTTAGATAATATTAGGTTTTGAATATCAAAAGAGGTCAATCTTCAACAAATTTTATGAGGAATTAACTGAGAGTATTTCAAGTGAAATTCTAGTGATGTCAACTACTGTTTAACTAGAATCATTCCTTTGAAAAGAGTTGTTTTTCTAAACATTATTTCATCCTAGACAATGTTTTTTAATTGAAAACTTTTATTTTGAAGTTTTCAATCATAAGTTAGAAGTTacttcatttaaaaataataataataataataatatcttataaaataaataaattaaaaattaaaaatgactCAATTCACCtgggaaaaaaatattttttctaataattattctaaaaaattcaacaaataataatttatttatcaaaCCATAAATAATCTcaataagaatataaaataaacTCCAAACATAAATAAACTCATAGTCATTAAAAAAATATAACGTATGCACCGACAAATTCTCAACATACTTTTTTTTAAAAGTGTTTGAGAATAACTTTAGCTTATGAGTGCCTATCGAGCTATCCGTTACACATTCGGTTGTgcttggtaacatatatatatgACTTCTTTTGGTATTACCAGCACTTACTGTTTTGCACGAAATTACAAGTACTGGCCAACTGAAAATAATCCAAGCTCAAAAACAGTCAAAGATCCAAGGTAGCAGCATGTATAGAATAACCCTGAAAGCCCAAAGGTCCGTCAATGCCAATACACTTGAATACTCCTCCTCTCTCACTTGGAGGTGCAAGCAGATAAAAAGATCGACCTTGAACGGTATCCCATCTGCAAACAAAGATGTTATCGCCAAACACTACAGTGAAAACAATATTTAGGTGCCAATCCTCCGTGGGAAAAGTCCCTACAATGTTCAATTTATCTTGGCTATAATCATATTCAATCAGTCCCTTATCAGAAAAGCAATGCAAGCGCCCAAATGCACTTAAGAAATAATGCGAATTACTGAATCTATTCTCCATAGTTTTCCAGCTTCTTGTGTAGGGATCAAAAACTTCAATAGTGCGACAATACCGGTTGTCCATTATATAAAACTTGCCATCAGCAAAAACACCTCTAAAGTTGTTCATGTTGGTGTTCATGTCGGGCAGAACAACCCACTTGTCCTCCTCCACATTGTAAACTGAAGCGCTACGGATGGGTTCACGAAGCCTGCTATGCCCTCCAGCCATATAAATGAGTCCCCCCTCCTCATCTGCTGCGGTGGCAAATTCAGTCCTCAATTTAGGCGCTTTGGCACCCTGCCGCCATTTGGAACAAGCAAAATCATATAACCATACACAATTTCTTCCACAGTGGAGAGACATATGCGTGATGAAAACCAGTTTTTGTTTCACGAAATGGCAATGTTCGATGGCGTAGATTTCTGCAGGAATGGCTAGGGTTTTGCACGACTTCTCCGCCAGGTCGTATAAACTTACTCTGTCGCGAGGGCCTGGTGTGTCATGCAATATACAAATGCGTTGCTCGGaaatcctcaatctttttctttctTGATAAAAATGGGGGCTTTTCAATGCGGCATTCCAGCTTTTGCATACACACCTAAGATTGTGATGAGAATTCAACTCCACCCTCACCAGACATTCCCACCCAATTTCATCTCCAAGACAAGGAAACAGAGATCCCATTGCGATTACAGCAACTTGTATGTTAGTCAAAATTTGAATGTCTCATCTTCTATATTTATAAGCGCTTATCTTATGCTTTTTTAATACTGATCTTCTATATTTATAAGcatgcatctcaaattatattataGTATCAAAATTAGGTTTTGTAATCTCAAATTATATTgtggatttttatttttaaatacaaactattaattcatttaatttatatctaaagaaaaaatatttttaaatatagattaattaaatcagaatttatatattaaatataattattttatatattttaaatatatttattaaaaattaaataaataaaatattttttcatttcaataaaatatttctaaataaataaaataattcttatataattaaaataaatttcttatttaaattattttgattacttaaatgattattattatttttatttcatattttcatCAACACCAAGAAATATTTATACCATCCTCTAAGTATTCTTGCATAAACACAACCATATATAGAAGCACTAAAGACTTAATAATTTAATACTTAAGTTGTAGACTTTATAGTAAACTTGAAAGTTGTGTTTAAATCATCTTATACTTTTCAAAAACGCTAACTCGTATAAATCTTActttaagagttattttattttactaaGAATTATATTATtctatttaagatgtttaatttaagagttatctttaattattttttttatttaagttttttttaattctattcattttcatttatttaactAAATGTTAGCTCTTAAACACTTTTTATGTCAACGTGGAGAAATATTAGTGTTCATATTTATTGATTTTAAAGGTATTTTATTTTAAgagctatttattttattaataaaaatagcATAGGGGAGCCATACCTTTTGTATTGATATTTAAACTTTAAAATTACATAAGTTCTTCAAGggaaaatagttccaaaatatatATTGCATATACATCATATAAACTTAAACTAAGACATACATTTTATTTACTACATCTATTCTTCTACAATGGTAGAGGTTCCTTCATCACCGACATCACCATCATTGAAGTCTAAATTGGTAGAGACTAAAAGCAAATTATCAATAAACATCCTACGTAGTTGAGATACCTACAATTTCCTTTAGGAAATCAATTGCCCACTTTTCCTTATGTCTACAATCAACATCATTCTCACACCCTACTCTAATTATGAAAGGAACCAAAAGGTATGAAAATGGTGAATTCATGAGGGAACATTTCTCGTTGTCTAGATGAAATCCCAACCCAACCATCGTAAGATCCTAAAACGTATTTATGTTACCGCACTAACACATCTTCATAACCAACTATACTATTGCTTGAATATCATCTTTGGCCTCCCTTGCATCTAATAAAACTACCACAAATATTAATGACATGTCCATGTTGACCTTGTATCtataagaagagaagagaaaagtataacCAAACATTAACTTGATTGCATGCAACACTATCATAAAATTCATTTTGAATATATTTTCCAATTGTAGATCAAGTGCCTCCCCTCTGAAATCTATTTAGCACTTCTTGGCCTAAAGATAAATGGTGGTGACCATTctaagtgaaaagagatgaaaatcctaccactaaatgaaatatttattcaatttatctAGTAGCCTAGAGTGTGTgtgtgttacaagtgtggttgttgcaccaaaagatcgacatgttaatgcttgatacaaccactaaacttatagaaTCCAGAGGAGGCActtaagccatgccacaaacccgagcgttgcgctgcacaacacaagtagaccaagggcacacaccttattgtcgtgctctatgaagtgtacctatacctgcaaacacaatgcactcaataaatcattataagcaatggttagtaaattgaaacaatgaaagacaaaaccatagctaatcgactcattgcctcctagtaaatgcgagtatgaatttttctcttagatattattatgcaagttccaatgacttgactatgcttagatggaggatttgaatgaaaaaaatgcatgatctagcaagaatagcatgattaagctacatgatttcatgataattctagaaaataggctagaatgaatatgcaattaagctaagatttgaacatgataacaatgcttgaaatgataagctataaactagatgcctatagtaataatgcttgaatgcaaatgatatgaatcaaatgatatgcaaaaatcatatgaaattgggaccctttgagcaccaaaatgaggtctatttataggattctccaaggctaggggtgatgtggcaagaatcaatggtcaagattgatttgaagatatcaatggttaaattggaggaagttggcaaagggggttggattaaagggaacatttgtcatctttatggtgacaagtgtcaagaggcttctagaagaggttatatgaaagggaacacttagtgacaagtgtcacaaggttctagaagatgttggatgaaaggggacatggtggtaggtagaatgggttaggtttaggagtggtagaagttaggagaatttgaatttagaaattcaaataatatgaaaaggataattaatctcaacaactcataattgatttgttttaattaattaaaggattagaagaaatgattttggatggggggaaattaattaattaaaggggattattgaaatgaacctattaaataaatccttagatttattaataagtagaaaagggaaatttaatcaaattgcttagtgaattcaattaaattgggaagggagattaattaaataattccttatttaattaattatcttcagaccatttttaggtgtatacacttataACAACCCCATCCCCCCCTCCCATttcaagcgaggggtttgaacctatgaccaagctttgataccacttgttacaagtgtggttgtcattgcaccaaaagattgacccattaatgcccgatacaaccactagacttataataTCTACATGAGGTATTTAAGCCATGTTACAAACCTGAGTGTTGCACTGCACATCGCaaagagaccaagggcacacatctTATAACAGTGTGAATATAAATTGATATCCCATCTCACACTCTTTAGATGAAATAAAATTCATTGCAAGAAGCTtgaatatcatgaaatattataattatttatggatgattaacTTTTCCTACTACAATGAAGCATGGGAGATCAATGGCTATGTTCTACTACATGCCAATTGACCTTGCAAAATAATACTTTGGATTTATGTATGTCATGGTAATAATATTTACAAGCTTGTCAGTATCTCGCGTACTTCCTTAAACATGTGGCTTacattaaaatattcaaatgtgtcaAATGATTTGTAACAAATTCACCAGACAACACCCTCTCCCTCACTATTAAATATATTCTTCATAGTTTTCTTGCTTCTCATATAGGAATTAAAAACCATGAAAAACAACTATTTTCAAGAAATGGCACTAGTGGATATCATAAATTTGTATTGTAGGAAATTAATGCCCCACTTTGTAAGCGACCTCATTCTCCAACACTACTCTAATTATGAAAGGAACCCAAGGGTCTAATAATGATGGATTAATGGGGACCATTCTTATATTTTAGATCAAATCTCGACCCAAGCTTTTTAGTTTTTCTTGAATATCATGGGTGTATACAAGAAGTTGAGTCCATTTTTTGGCCAGAAAATGGAAGTGCTTTTATTAATTTTTTAGAATTTGTCACTATTAatataaaaatttgaagcacttaaataTTGAATCTTAAAAAATTCAATAATATGAAATGTAGGACTTAGAGCCTAGTTTCCAAATATGTTATTTATTTCAACACTAAGGTGATACAAATTGATATTCAATGGGCATGTAGATACAAATCATTGTTTAGAGGTCAATTTTTAAAGATCATACCATGCACTTGTATGACCACCATATTTTGATCTATATAAAAGAAGTATTCTTATGAATCCTcttgtaaaatatttttaagaCATTAAAGAGTGAtgagtatatttttttgtaatatttttctaaatattttttaattaattttttattggccCTAATAGTTGATTTGAAAACCCCTCATGTACAACCACCATAAGTggacctaaacttatcattttttgaatttttaatttttgcaATAATTGTGTGTcaattgatattatatatataaacataaaaataatattttattttttttggtaggtaataggccaAAGCCgcagtattttgaattattattattattatgtttgattagattgaccctagactttccccatttttatggaaggccaagagtcacagtttagaattcattttagatgtcactattgggaattgaacttgggtctccacagtgagaacccagtgttttaactagttaagctcaaacccttagacaaaaaaataaaaaataaaaaattattaaaataagaaAGTCTTTTATTTGAATTTTATCCAGCtagtttcataaaaaaatatttgaagaaaTAACCAAattgtaaaaacaaaaaaaaaattgaaatctagACACTCTCATTTGTAATGAGTTTTAATTTCGTCAAAAAATTCTACATAAAAAGTCATAAGACATATGTTCAAAGCCACTCTTTTCTAGTGACATTGACATGACCTTCAAGTCACAAGTCCAAGGCTAAGGGTCAGTCCCCAAGGCTTTCCTGAGCCAACACCCACTACAAAAAGTGAGTctccaattcaaatttttaaaaataagatCCCATTTTATGAATGAGTACTCATTCCATAAAGGAAAGGGATCCCATTTTACAAATGTGATCTGATATTTCTTTTTTCaccttattttttaaatttttactaaAAACAACTTCACTATGTTCATGAAACTTGATGTTGGAATATTGTAtgacttgttggcaacaacaatgagagaaaactgagagggagagggtgaatcaattttcatcggatctataaacttaatcacaaaaatagatttgataaactacaacaatatcaaaaataagaaaattgataaaacaacacacaacaccaagattttgacgtgaaaaacctagttaagggaaaaaccacagtgggaacctacccacaataagatgataccctgtagtagtatgtgaaaatattacaatggggaatgcacatgcattcaggaacactgcctagagctcacttctcaaaagtgTGGTGATGGGAAAAGCGAgatcaggtgactaggacctaatcccacgtttgccaacacattggaaatacgaaagagcctagagagatagctcactttggttaattcttgtgagaaagagagagccaaggattatctcttaggttttctatttctcttgttgcaaatgatgataaaaactagggtttcaatgatcaactagactaggagataaagaatgaagcacaactgaacttgaaattgaacaaacttgcagatctaaaactgagatactCAAAGCATGAAAGGGGGGTGATTCTGGATGTGTACCTAATGTTTCAAATTGAACCAAACtgaccaggaccagggtgccatgtcaTTGTTCTTGATGGACTGACAGAGATCTTTAACTGAGAAACTGCACATCTGAGATCCTGAAGCTTTGACCTGTCAAATTTCACTGCAAAGTGGAGGGACCAGGGCACCACCCCCCTATCCTAGGCAGGACCAGGGTtccacgcccctgtccttgacatttttctgcacttttgagacttctgggtggtgttgatgccttttctaGATCTGAAACTACCTCTGGATGCCAGTTTCTGCACTTGCAACTAAGAAGATAGAGTTtggttatatagggttttgcccTAGTAAAACCCcagtgttggtgatttccacctcgacAAATAtctgataatgtactaaaaatgtgtgtgctagaaccttatgtgtatgcaagatcctaaaatgaaagaaactagagctaccctacacatgagagtaaaccctaagtataaatgtgaatgtaaataacaatgcttcaaaccaaatatgctaaatgatctaaagaatgaatgtaaatatgcaaattaatgtaaagaaactcatacaaagacatgaaaataacatgacatcataccaatccccaagggagagatattgccactagatctcctattactcttcaatttcttcaaggctcctaattgatgatgaatgcttgattcaaaatgttgtttaatgttgttgaagaatccacataggcttctctttcagtACATAAAAGGCTCTGTATGCTTGCTTCGCTGAAAACTCCTTTAGATTTGATAGATCtttgttgccttcaaatgaagaaagagagctcttatgtatgaaaccctagatcttaatttcaacttaattttgcctttaggccaacctaggaattgaatttcatgCCAATCTTTTAGGttgagcattataatatcatagaattgtactcccaaaatttcgagaaaaaagtcgaggaccatgtgcactcccaccacggtctgaccaacttttcaccaaattttcaggaccattagatatgatgatattagagtgaatcccaaagttacagccaatttcgaggtgttttgatatgcaaaatcggacCTTAAAGGTCGAagtaagacataattagggtttatgattaaatgatttattggaggaataaaataaaaagtggcacacttagggtaaagggcccaattttataatgtgtaaagtgatgaaatatgacttcaaatttaattataataattaattaaattcttatatggaaattagaaatgcaagatgcaagacacactaagacgggtgctaacctaagtgtgaaattgtacgaccctagcaagggtgtacaatttatgacactacatttagcccccactttagtggtcatatgacactacgtgcatatgaaatctaaagtaatgaaaagtaaacattcatgaaaaaggatatatccacgagttgtcaaatgaagcccccagtggtatctacaGTGCATAGTTGGGATccgcaccctacaaaaacacatgttagataaaatcacaaaatcacctaaattcttactaagtAAGATGATGGAAATTAGAGGGTAGCTCTTGCCCCCCTTGTTTCAGCTTGCTAACTTTAGTgatttgaaacagggtatcatgtttaccacatcgaattgtgaaagaagattgatggtAAATGCTCACAACAAGATTTTATACAAGatcaaaaaactaatggagaatcatttggtaagaaagagaactaagccttaattccaacacaacaaagagtgtgaggatttgagagctctctaacacaagatgaaatatttaaatggagacaaatgcaaagagaaggaagaagagatagaaagtatGAATACACACtttagtgatccatgagaagagaaaatgaaccatGGACATATCGCCCCTAAAATTAGGTGACCCATggagaggacatggaaaactaaccccagagtctatctaggtgatccatgtaagggaggagagtgataaCACCGTTAGTTTCACTCAACCTtctgcatgtgtgtgcaagtagaacaaggatacctaccttcgacacaaaaaagatatccatcatgcaacaatgtcataaatccaagaaagagagggaatactcttcaagaaaggataagatagttcaaaagagatatcttgctatataagtgtaCAGGAGATCctaggaggagaagagatctttgttcaaaagacatctaccttcaagaggagttgtctcagacaaatataacatcttctatagtgaatgaatgcaagagatttgaaaagagtataggattgagatgacatcaaagagagattatttataacaacactcttctaaaagaaggcaagagatctcCATCAAGGATATgcacgtgcacaaaatagaagggtgtattataaaagatactaatcaatgaagaaaagaaattgatgaatgatcaaagacttccaatcaccaaggaggaggtcgcaattaaggatatgtacttaatatCCCCATTAggaatgcttgttccaatatgagagaaggaattcaaatatgaatacacctctacaatcaataagaaatccttatagaagacactac from Cryptomeria japonica chromosome 3, Sugi_1.0, whole genome shotgun sequence harbors:
- the LOC131078604 gene encoding F-box/kelch-repeat protein At1g80440, with the protein product MGSLFPCLGDEIGWECLVRVELNSHHNLRCVCKSWNAALKSPHFYQERKRLRISEQRICILHDTPGPRDRVSLYDLAEKSCKTLAIPAEIYAIEHCHFVKQKLVFITHMSLHCGRNCVWLYDFACSKWRQGAKAPKLRTEFATAADEEGGLIYMAGGHSRLREPIRSASVYNVEEDKWVVLPDMNTNMNNFRGVFADGKFYIMDNRYCRTIEVFDPYTRSWKTMENRFSNSHYFLSAFGRLHCFSDKGLIEYDYSQDKLNIVGTFPTEDWHLNIVFTVVFGDNIFVCRWDTVQGRSFYLLAPPSERGGVFKCIGIDGPLGFQGYSIHAATLDL